One segment of Anopheles stephensi strain Indian chromosome 3, UCI_ANSTEP_V1.0, whole genome shotgun sequence DNA contains the following:
- the LOC118511067 gene encoding putative gustatory receptor 28b, with the protein MRKCLRTFLNPKDFYAAQRPVLRVSFLVGMTPFTVVKGPTELMMLRCTPFGYINSSVHVILFCSCYVNALLNGETITRFFFRTDISTLGDVLQFTIGITALFMTFFCSIFQRNKLIKSFHALASIDRRFKEIGMETNYKSTLHYNLLVMCTKVIITSLYLVVCLTVFISSDTYPSVTTWMAFLLPYFMMSMVIVLFLCFVNQTKHRFHLLNKVLKHLRQAALEKRISPQRRPSYWHAIKIQRPLGIASVYSNNDKSMPDVVATVAEIQDALCEACSCAEDYFTIQMLTIVTIVFVIIVFNSYYVLDALLGSTSRDTPFSKGQFAMFFLCQAMVYGFGVFNIVYGSSSLMQENDNIGSNVHKLLNAAAGADSELAGKLMQLSLQMVHRKVRFSACGLFSLDFSLIFTLVGAATTYLVILIQYELSMDESKHETIARAFLGNETW; encoded by the exons ATGCGGAAGTGCTTGCGTACGTTCCTCAATCCAAAGGATTTTTATGCCGCCCAGCGGCCAGTGCTGCGAGTGTCCTTCTTGGTCGGTATGACTCCGTTCACAGTGGTGAAGGGTCCGACGGAGCTGATGATGCTGCGCTGCACCCCATTCGGCTACATCAACTCGAGCGTGCACGTGATCTTGTTCTGTAGCTGCTACGTGAACGCGCTGCTGAATGGGGAAACGATAACgcggtttttctttcgcaccGACATCAGTACGCTGGGCGATGTGCTGCAGTTCACCATCGGCATCACGGCGCTTTTCATGACGTTCTTCTGCAGCATTTTCCAGCGGAACAAGCTGATCAAGTCGTTCCACGCGCTGGCCAGCATCGATCGACGCTTCAAGGAGATCGGCATGGAGACAAACTACAAGAGCACGTTGCACTACAACCTGCTGGTGATGTGCACCAAAGTGATTATCACCTCGCTCTATCTGGTCGTGTGCCTGACTGTGTTTATCTCGTCCGACACCTACCCCAGTGTGACCACGTGGATGGCGTTTCTGCTCCCTTACTTCATGATGTCGATGGTGATCGTGCTGTTCCTGTGCTTTGTCAACCAAACCAAGCATCGGTTCCATCTGCTGAACAAGGTGCTGAAGCATCTCAGGCAGGCCGCACTGGAAAAGAGAATCTCGCCACAGCGACGACCCAGCTACTGGCATGCGATCAAGATCCAGCGCCCGCTGGGGATCGCGTCCGTTTACTCCAACAATGACAAATCTATGCCGGACGTTGTGGCCACCGTGGCCGAGATACAGGACGCACTGTGCGAAGCGTGCAGCTGTGCCGAAGACTACTTTACGATCCAAATGCTAACCATCGTCACGATCGTGTTTGTAATCATCGTGTTCAACTCGTACTACGTGCTGGACGCGCTGCTCGGATCCACCTCGCGCGACACACCCTTCTCCAAGGGACAGTTTGCGATGTTTTTCCTCTGCCAGGCCATGGTGTACGGGTTCGGGGTGTTCAACATCGTGTACGGGAGCAGCTCGTTAATGCAGGAGAACGACAACATTGGTTCTAACGTGCACAAGCTGCTTAACGCTGCTGCCGGAGCGGACAGCGAGCTGGCGGGAAAATTGATGCAACTGTCTCTACAGATGGTGCACCGGAAGGTGCGCTTTTCCGCCTGCGGGCTCTTTAGCCTGGATTTTTCGCTTATTTTTACG CTCGTGGGAGCGGCCACCACTTATTTGGTCATTTTGATCCAGTACGAGCTGAGCATGGACGAGAGTAAACACGAAACCATAGCAAGAGCTTTCCTGGGCAATGAAACGTGGTAA
- the LOC118511068 gene encoding uncharacterized protein LOC118511068 — MSVLRTLALLAIGATVVLAQRRLALPDPRSCANRVRHATYRDARGVAHSYFFSWEHAPTRSLEVDWLDARNICRRHCMDAVSMETPQENEFIKQRIARGNVRYIWTSGRKCNFAGCDRPDLQPPNENGWFWSGSGVKIGPTTQRNTGDWSYTGGYGQQQPDNREAAQGNDESCLSILNNFYNDGLKWHDVACHHLKPFVCEDSDELLNFVRSRNPGIRL; from the exons atgtCTGTCTTGCGGACATTGGCACTGTTGGCCATTGGAGCCACGGTCGTGCTGGCTCAGCGTCGTCTAGCCCTACCAGATCCCCGAAGCTGCGCCAACC GTGTGCGACATGCGACGTATCGTGACGCCCGTGGTGTAGCGCATTCGTACTTCTTCAGCTGGGAGCATGCGCCGACGCGCAGCTTGGAGGTTGACTGGCTGGACGCTCGTAACATCTGCCGGCGACACTGCATGGATGCCGTCTCGATGGAAACGCCGCAGGAGAACGAATTCATCAAGCAGCGCATCGCCCGCGGCAACGTGCGGTACATCTGGACGTCCGGGCGCAAGTGTAACTTTGCCGGATGCGATCGCCCGGATCTGCAGCCACCGAACGAGAACGGCTGGTTCTGGTCCGGATCGGGTGTCAAGATTGGACCGACCACGCAGCGCAACACCGGCGACTGGAGCTACACCGGAGGATACGGCCAGCAGCAACCGGACAACCGTGAAGCAGCACAG GGTAACGACGAATCTTGCCTTTCGATCCTGAACAACTTCTACAACGATGGACTCAAATGGCACGACGTTGCCTGCCACCATCTGAAGCCCTTCGTGTGCGAAGACTCGGACGAGCTGCTGAACTTTGTTCGCTCCCGCAACCCGGGCATCCGTCTGTAA
- the LOC118511120 gene encoding uncharacterized protein LOC118511120, whose translation MKLLLLVVASLVAVCLAEPKPAINEVKSNQPVQKPGRFLSLPVPEKCASRPKQFSYRGHNYFYSAHVPALADKRVDWLDGRNICREYCMDLVSLETQEENNLIFRLIQQNDVPYIWTAGRLCDFKGCEGRPDLEPKNIYGWFWSNNREKIHPTNQIPNGWGYNPWSKSGHKKIPQPDNAEFDINQTTESCLSILNNVYNDGIGWHDVACYHEKPVVCEDSEELLNYVLATNPGIRL comes from the exons atgaagctgctgctgctagtggtGGCGTCCTTGGTCGCCGTATGCCTTGCCGAGCCAAAGCCTGCCATCAATGAGGTCAAGTCAAATCAGCCCGTGCAGAAGCCGGGTCGCTTCTTGTCACTACCCGTACCCGAGAAATGTGCATCGC GACCCAAACAGTTCAGCTACCGTGGACATAACTACTTCTACAGCGCCCACGTTCCGGCGCTTGCTGACAAACGAGTGGACTGGCTAGATGGTCGTAACATCTGCCGCGAGTACTGCATGGATCTCGTTTCGCTAGAGACGCAAGAAGAGAACAACCTGATCTTCCGATTGATTCAGCAGAACGATGTGCCATACATCTGGACTGCCGGACGGCTGTGTGATTTCAAGGGCTGCGAGGGTCGCCCGGACCTGGAACCAAAGAACATCTACGGCTGGTTCTGGTCGAACAACCGTGAGAAGATTCACCCGACCAACCAGATCCCGAACGGCTGGGGCTACAACCCGTGGAGCAAATCGGGACACAAGAAGATCCCGCAACCGGACAATGCCGAGTTCGACATCAACCAGACGACCGAGTCCTGCCTGTCGATCCTGAACAACGTGTACAACGACGGTATCGGCTGGCACGATGTTGCCTGCTACCACGAGAAGCCGGTCGTGTGCGAGGATTCCGAGGAGCTGCTGAACTACGTGCTCGCCACCAACCCGGGCATCCGCCTGTAG
- the LOC118511066 gene encoding U2 small nuclear ribonucleoprotein auxiliary factor 35 kDa subunit-related protein 1-like → MNALAGGKIRHREWRKLLKKRRRKAVRQKAAREQERIEAEEEARKLACPEYQLYLAEKEREDEIAANREELEHALQKAIWLEKERDAQLRFEEQRKSEEAKERKEHEKREKIRKEFEERETKAKQAKAERLKQQELVRRMLHERHVKLQEFAVTGADEYLNELQTTHNTRHEAEDCKFFLKTGACRHGYRCCGNHPTPGVSKVILIPSFFSHPALEQKVHAEYGQDVRLEFDEDDLTNCFNEFFRDIIVEFEMFGKIQHIFVCRNSGPHLRGSVYIEYELLRNAAAAYLRMNGRFYAKKQLHVEFRNPIVWPMAVCGLFELKRCHKGAGCNFLHILKNPDHRYVYNHFQESRLMRKEEVVQIATPLVEKTWDEITSNGGQSTRKAAQWRWSESPEMEVEKSGPEKQEKSKHRDEGKSKNATERSPEQLSRSSIRHQRNRSRSRSSTPKHNHNRTRIRSRSRSRSRNRSRSRSHYRKHGAKDVHRPKEHSSRHRNDDDKNHHRKRPSPRRSHDRSPSRKRSHKTKTKARD, encoded by the exons ATGAACGCTTTGGCGGGAGGTAAAATTAG ACATCGAGAATGGCGAAagctgttgaagaaaaggcgACGCAAAGCTGTACGCCAAAAAGCCGCACGGGAGCAAGAACGAATAGAAGCCGAAGAGGAAGCTCGGAAGTTGGCCTGTCCAGAGTATCAGTTGTATCTTGCTGAGAAGGAGCGTGAGGATGAGATTGCAGCCAACCGCGAGGAACTAGAGCATGCACTTCAGAAAGCAATATGGTTAGAGAAGGAACGTGACGCTCAGTTAAGATTCGAGGAGCAACGCAAAAGCGAAGAGGCTAAGGAACGCAAGGAACATGAAAAGAGGGAAAAGATACGGAAAGAGTTTGAAGAACGTGAAACTAAGGCAAAACAAGCCAAAGCAGAGCGACTCAAGCAGCAGGAACTTGTACGTCGAATGTTGCACGAGCGACATGTGAAATTGCAAGAATTTGCAGTGACCGGCGCTGATGAGTACTTGAACGAACTGCAAACCACGCACAACACACGGCACGAGGCGGAGGATTGTAAGTTCTTCCTGAAGACAGGCGCATGTCGGCACGGTTATAGATGCTGTGGAAACCACCCTACACCTGGTGTGAGTAAG GTCATCTTGATTCCCAGCTTCTTCAGTCACCCGGCCCTGGAACAGAAGGTGCACGCCGAGTACGGCCAGGATGTTCGTCTCGAGTTTGATGAAGACGACTTGACGAATTGCTTTAACGAGTTTTTCCGAGACATCATCGTCGAGTTTGAAATGTTTGGTAAAATCCAACACATATTTGTCTGTAGAAATTCTGGACCTCACTTAAGGGGCAGTGTGTACATAGAATATGAATTGTTGAG GAATGCAGCTGCCGCATATTTGCGAATGAACGGAAGATTCTACgccaaaaaacaacttcacgTGGAGTTCAGGAATCCGATCGTGTGGCCAATGGCGGTTTGCG GACTATTCGAGCTCAAGCGATGTCATAAGGGGGCAGGATGCAATTTTTTGCACATTCTCAAAAATCCGGACCACCGTTACGTGTACAACCATTTTCAGGAAAGCCGATTAATGCGGAAGGAAGAAGTTGTACAGATTGCTACGCCGCTAGTGGAAAA GACTTGGGATGAAATAACATCCAATGGTGGACAATCCACGAGAAAAGCTGCACAATGGCGATGGTCTGAATCGCCAGAGATGGAAGTCGAAAAATCAGGCCCTGAGAAGCAAGAGAAAAGCAAGCACCGTGATGaaggaaaaagtaaaaatgcAACTGAACGATCTCCAGAACAATTAAGCCGTAGCTCCATACGGCACCAACGGAACAGAAGCCGTAGTCGAAGTTCTACGCCTAAACACAATCACAATCGAACTCGCATTCGTAGCCGAAGTCGGAGTCGAAGTCGGAATCGAAGTCGTAGTCGTTCTCATTATCGTAAACATGGTGCTAAAGATGTTCACCGCCCCAAAGAGCACAGTTCCAGACATAGGAATGACGATGATAAAAATCACCACCGCAAACGACCAAGTCCACGACGGTCACATGACCGCAGTCCCTCGCGAAAAAGAtctcataaaacaaaaacaaaagcgaggGACTAA